ATGTGAGCAATGCAGCTAAACTGGATGCGTCCTTAAGTGAGAAACTCTTAAAATCCTTCTCTCTTTTTGAAAAAGGGATAGAAATTTTTGGAACTGCAAAAGCTTTTCATTTATGGTTAAACACCCCTTCTTATGGTCTGGGCAATCAGGTTCCTTTTGATCTGATGGACACCATTACCGGTATTTCTCTGATTGAAGAAGAATTAATCAGGATAGAATACGGTGATTTAGCTTAGTATGCAGGTATTTCGAATTGCCCTTACCAAATATGCCGGTGCTTTAGTAGCTTCCGGAAGAGCAGCACGCT
This region of Pedobacter steynii genomic DNA includes:
- the parS gene encoding antitoxin Xre/MbcA/ParS toxin-binding domain-containing protein; its protein translation is MASTPKPYKTKAKVSVVAEAALIAPYQSLYTNSISVLTSAKNGLSAKAALDFLSLSGFTREEFQDTFKTNVKTIENYVSNAAKLDASLSEKLLKSFSLFEKGIEIFGTAKAFHLWLNTPSYGLGNQVPFDLMDTITGISLIEEELIRIEYGDLA